From a single Hippopotamus amphibius kiboko isolate mHipAmp2 chromosome X, mHipAmp2.hap2, whole genome shotgun sequence genomic region:
- the HNRNPH2 gene encoding heterogeneous nuclear ribonucleoprotein H2, whose protein sequence is MMLSTEGREGFVVKVRGLPWSCSADEVMRFFSDCKIQNGTSGIRFIYTREGRPSGEAFVELESEDEVKLALKKDRETMGHRYVEVFKSNSVEMDWVLKHTGPNSPDTANDGFVRLRGLPFGCSKEEIVQFFSGLEIVPNGMTLPVDFQGRSTGEAFVQFASQEIAEKALKKHKERIGHRYIEIFKSSRAEVRTHYDPPRKLMAMQRPGPYDRPGAGRGYNSIGRGAGFERMRRGAYGGGYGGYDDYGGYNDGYGFGSDRFGRDLNYCFSGMSDHRYGDGGSSFQSTTGHCVHMRGLPYRATENDIYNFFSPLNPMRVHIEIGPDGRVTGEADVEFATHEDAVAAMAKDKANMQHRYVELFLNSTAGTSGGAYDHSYVELFLNSTAGASGGAYGSQMMGGMGISNQSSYGGPASQQLSGGYGGGYGGQSSMSGYDQVLQENSSDYQSNLA, encoded by the coding sequence ATGATGCTGAGCACTGAAGGCAGGGAGGGGTTCGTGGTGAAGGTCAGGGGCCTGCCCTGGTCCTGCTCAGCTGATGAAGTGATGCGCTTCTTCTCCGATTGCAAAATCCAAAATGGCACATCAGGTATTCGTTTCATCTACACCAGAGAAGGCAGACCAAGTGGTGAAGCGTTTGTCGAACTTGAGTCTGAAGATGAAGTGAAACTGGCTTTGAAGAAGGACCGAGAAACCATGGGACACAGATATGTTGAAGTATTCAAGTCCAACAGTGTTGAAATGGATTGGGTGTTGAAGCATACAGGCCCGAATAGTCCTGATACTGCCAATGATGGCTTCGTCCGCCTTAGAGGACTCCCATTTGGCTGTAGCAAGGAAGAGATTGTTCAGTTCTTTTCAGGGTTGGAAATTGTGCCAAATGGGATGACACTGCCGGTGGACTTTCAGGGGCGGAGCACAGGGGAGGCCTTTGTGCAATTTGCCTCGCAGGAGATAGCTGAAAAGGCCttaaagaaacacaaggaaagaatAGGGCACAGGTACATTGAAATCTTCAAGAGTAGCCGAGCTGAAGTCCGAACCCACTACGACCCCCCTCGAAAGCTCATGGCTATGCAGCGGCCGGGTCCCTATGATAGGCCAGGGGCTGGCAGAGGGTATAATAGCATTGGCAGAGGGGCTGGGTTTGAAAGAATGAGGCGGGGTGCCTATGGTGGAGGGTATGGAGGCTATGATGACTATGGTGGCTATAATGATGGGTATGGCTTTGGGTCCGATAGATTTGGAAGAGACCTCAATTACTGTTTTTCAGGAATGTCTGATCATAGATATGGAGATGGTGGGTCCAGTTTTCAGAGCACCACAGGGCACTGTGTACACATGAGGGGATTACCTTACAGAGCTACTGAGAatgatatttacaattttttctcaCCTCTTAACCCCATGAGAGTACACATTGAAATCGGACCTGATGGCAGAGTTACTGGTGAGGCAGATGTTGAATTTGCCACTCATGAAGATGCTGTGGCAGCTATGGCAAAAGACAAAGCTAACATGCAACACAGATACGTGGAGCTCTTCTTGAATTCTACTGCAGGCACAAGTGGGGGAGCTTATGATCACAGCTACGTAGAACTCTTTTTGAATTCTACAGCAGGGGCAAGTGGCGGTGCTTATGGTAGCCAAATGATGGGAGGGATGGGCATATCCAACCAGTCTAGTTACGGAGGTCCTGCTAGTCAGCAGCTGAGTGGTGGTTACGGAGGTGGTTATGGTGGTCAGAGTAGTATGAGTGGATATGATCAGGTTCTGCAGGAGAACTCCAGTGACTATCAGTCAAACCTCGCTTAG
- the GLA gene encoding alpha-galactosidase A isoform X1 translates to MTATMMLVSRVQRLGCVLAFCVLALFLWGLPGAPALDNGLAMTPTMGWLHWERFMCNVNCQEEPDSCISEKLFLQIAEIMASDGWKDVGYEYLCIDDCWMAPERDSEGRLQADPKRFPGGIRRLANYVHSKGLKLGIYADVGNKTCAGFPGSFGYYDIDAKTFADWGVDLLKFDGCYCDSIKHLADGYKHMSLALNRTGRSIVYSCEWPLYMWPVFKPNYTEIREYCNHWRNFADIYDSWQSIRNILDWTSFNQERIVPVAGPGGWNDPDMLVIGNFGLSRDQQITQMALWAIMAAPLLMSNDLRHISPEAKALLQDKDVIAINQDPLGKQGYRLRKEDNFEVWERPLFNLAWAVAMVNLQEIGGPRSYTISVTSLGQGLACNPDCLITQLLPVKRKLGFYEWTSSLKTQINPTGTVLLRLERAS, encoded by the exons ATGACAGCGACGATGATGCTGGTGAGCAGAGTCCAGCGTCTGGGCTGTGTGCTGGCCTTTTGCGTCCTGGCCCTGTTTCTCTGGGGGCTCCCCGGGGCCCCGGCCCTGGACAACGGCTTGGCGATGACCCCTACCATGGGCTGGCTGCACTGGGAACGCTTCATGTGCAACGTAAACTGCCAAGAAGAACCGGATTCCTGTATCAG TGAGAAGCTCTTCCTGCAGATAGCTGAGATCATGGCCTCAGATGGCTGGAAGGATGTAGGCTATGAGTACCTCTGCATTGATGACTGTTGGATGGCTCCTGAAAGAGATTCAGAAGGCAGACTTCAGGCAGACCCTAAACGTTTTCCTGGTGGGATCCGCCGCCTAGCTAATTAT gTCCATAGCAAAGGACTGAAGCTAGGGATTTATGCAGATGTCGGAAATAAAACCTGTGCAGGCTTCCCTGGGAGTTTTGGATATTATGACATTGATGCCAAGACCTTTGCTGACTGGGGAGTAGATCTACTAAAATTTGATGGTTGTTACTGTGACAGTATAAAACATTTGGCAGATG GTTATAAGCACATGTCCTTGGCCCTGAACAGGACTGGCAGAAGCATTGTGTACTCCTGTGAGTGGCCCCTTTATATGTGGCCCGTTTTTAAG CCCAATTACACAGAAATCCGAGAGTACTGCAATCACTGGAGAAATTTTGCTGATATTTATGATTCTTGGCAAAGTATAAGGAATATCTTGGACTGGACATCGTTTAACCAGGAGAGAATTGTTCCTGTCGCAGGACCAGGAGGTTGGAATGATCCAGATATG TTGGTGATTGGCAACTTTGGCCTCAGCCGGGATCAGCAAATAACTCAGATGGCCCTCTGGGCTATCATGGCAGCTCCATTACTCATGTCCAATGACCTCCGACACATCAGCCCTGAAGCCAAAGCCCTTCTTCAGGATAAGGATGTGATTGCCATCAACCAGGACCCCTTGGGCAAGCAGGGGTACCGGCTTAGAAAG GAGGACAACTTCGAGGTGTGGGAACGCCCTCTCTTCAACTTAGCCTGGGCTGTGGCCATGGTAAACCTGCAGGAGATCGGTGGACCTCGTTCTTACACCATCTCTGTTACTTCCCTGGGTCAAGGACTGGCATGTAACCCTGACTGCCTGATCACACAGCTCCTCCCTGTGAAGAGGAAGCTTGGGTTTTATGAATGGACTTCAAGTCTAAAAACTCAAATAAATCCCACAGGCACTGTTTTGCTTAGGCTAGAAAGAGCAAGCTAG
- the GLA gene encoding alpha-galactosidase A isoform X2, translating into MASDGWKDVGYEYLCIDDCWMAPERDSEGRLQADPKRFPGGIRRLANYVHSKGLKLGIYADVGNKTCAGFPGSFGYYDIDAKTFADWGVDLLKFDGCYCDSIKHLADGYKHMSLALNRTGRSIVYSCEWPLYMWPVFKPNYTEIREYCNHWRNFADIYDSWQSIRNILDWTSFNQERIVPVAGPGGWNDPDMLVIGNFGLSRDQQITQMALWAIMAAPLLMSNDLRHISPEAKALLQDKDVIAINQDPLGKQGYRLRKEDNFEVWERPLFNLAWAVAMVNLQEIGGPRSYTISVTSLGQGLACNPDCLITQLLPVKRKLGFYEWTSSLKTQINPTGTVLLRLERAS; encoded by the exons ATGGCCTCAGATGGCTGGAAGGATGTAGGCTATGAGTACCTCTGCATTGATGACTGTTGGATGGCTCCTGAAAGAGATTCAGAAGGCAGACTTCAGGCAGACCCTAAACGTTTTCCTGGTGGGATCCGCCGCCTAGCTAATTAT gTCCATAGCAAAGGACTGAAGCTAGGGATTTATGCAGATGTCGGAAATAAAACCTGTGCAGGCTTCCCTGGGAGTTTTGGATATTATGACATTGATGCCAAGACCTTTGCTGACTGGGGAGTAGATCTACTAAAATTTGATGGTTGTTACTGTGACAGTATAAAACATTTGGCAGATG GTTATAAGCACATGTCCTTGGCCCTGAACAGGACTGGCAGAAGCATTGTGTACTCCTGTGAGTGGCCCCTTTATATGTGGCCCGTTTTTAAG CCCAATTACACAGAAATCCGAGAGTACTGCAATCACTGGAGAAATTTTGCTGATATTTATGATTCTTGGCAAAGTATAAGGAATATCTTGGACTGGACATCGTTTAACCAGGAGAGAATTGTTCCTGTCGCAGGACCAGGAGGTTGGAATGATCCAGATATG TTGGTGATTGGCAACTTTGGCCTCAGCCGGGATCAGCAAATAACTCAGATGGCCCTCTGGGCTATCATGGCAGCTCCATTACTCATGTCCAATGACCTCCGACACATCAGCCCTGAAGCCAAAGCCCTTCTTCAGGATAAGGATGTGATTGCCATCAACCAGGACCCCTTGGGCAAGCAGGGGTACCGGCTTAGAAAG GAGGACAACTTCGAGGTGTGGGAACGCCCTCTCTTCAACTTAGCCTGGGCTGTGGCCATGGTAAACCTGCAGGAGATCGGTGGACCTCGTTCTTACACCATCTCTGTTACTTCCCTGGGTCAAGGACTGGCATGTAACCCTGACTGCCTGATCACACAGCTCCTCCCTGTGAAGAGGAAGCTTGGGTTTTATGAATGGACTTCAAGTCTAAAAACTCAAATAAATCCCACAGGCACTGTTTTGCTTAGGCTAGAAAGAGCAAGCTAG
- the RPL36A gene encoding 60S ribosomal protein L36a yields MVVPTDSHEEARPETSYILPFPAWSLSFRADSALANMVNVPKTRRTFCKKCGKHQPHKVTQYKKGKDSLYAQGKRRYDRKQSGYGGQTKPIFRKKAKTTKKIVLRLECVEPNCRSKRMLAIKRCKHFELGGDKKRKGQVIQF; encoded by the exons ATGGTCGTTCCCACCGACTCCCATGAGGAAGCGCGACCAGAAACCTCCTATATACTTCCGTTTCCGGCCTGGTCTCTTTCTTTCCGTGCCGATAGCGCTCTCGCAAACATG GTGAACGTTCCTAAAACCCGCCGGACTTTCTGTAAGAAGTGTGGCAAACACCAACCCCACAAAGTGACACAGTACAAGAAGGGCAAGGATTCTCTGTATGCCCAGG GAAAGCGGCGTTATGACAGGAAGCAGAGTGGCTATGGTGGGCAGACTAAGCCGATTTTCCGGAAAAAG gcTAAAACTACAAAGAAGATTGTGCTGAGGCTTGAATGTGTTGAGCCCAACTGCAGATCTAAGAGAATGCTGGCTATTAAGAGATGCAAGCATTTTGAGCTGGGAGGAGACAAGAAGAGAAAG GGCCAAGTGATCCAGTTCTGA